Part of the Pseudomonas sp. Leaf58 genome is shown below.
ATGAGGTGTACATCATCCCCGGCCTGGCCTGCATGATCCTGCTGTTCAACGGCATGCAGGGCTCGCTGTCGATGGTCTACGACCGCGAAATGGGCAGCATGCGCGTGCTGCTGACCAGCCCATTGCCGCGGCCGTTCCTGCTGGGCAGCAAGCTGCTGGCAACCTCGTTGATTTCCCTGCTGCAGGTGTACGCGTTTCTCGCCATTGCCTGGTTGTACGGCGTGCAACCACCGGCCGCGGGCTTGTTGCTGGCGCTGCCGGCATTGTTGCTGGTGGCGCTGATGCTCAGCGCCCTGGGGTTGTTGTTGTCGAACGCGATCCGCCAGCTGGAGAACTTTGCCGGGGTGATGAATTTCGTGATTTTCCCGCTGTTCTTCCTGTCTTCGGCGCTGTACCCGCTGTGGAAGATGCGCGAGGCCAGCCAGTGGCTGTATTGGTTGTGTGCCGTGAACCCGTTCACCCACGCGGTGGAACTGGTGCGCTTTGCTTTGTACGAACGGCTGAACCTGCTGGCGCTGGCGGTGTGCCTGGGCCTGACTGGGCTGTTCACGCTGCTCGCGATCGTTACCTTCAACCCGCAGCACGCAGCGCTGCGCAAGCCACGCTGATTGGCCTCTTCAAGTGTTGCGCGCGCATCGCCCTATGCGCCTGGCGACCTACTACTTTAGTACTGCATTTACTGTCTATCGTCGCATTCACAAAGCACCGGCACTGGCATGTAATGGGCCTATAACAACAAGGAACAACCCCATGCCACGTGCCCTGCCCCGGCTGCCACGCCCTTTGCTGGCGGCGCTTTCGCTGAGTCTGTCGCTGGGCATCGCCCAGGCCGACACCGCGCCGTTGTTTTCCGCCGCAGGCTATCGCACCAGCCTCTATCGCAGCCCAACGCCGCAGCAGGTCGAGGGCGGCCAGGTCATCGACACCGCCACCCTGCAAACGCTGCTCACCCAGCAACCCCGGCCAGTGCTGATCGATGTCTATCGCCGCCAATGGCTGCAAGGCCGTTTCATCGAAGATGAACCCCACAGCAACATCCCCGGCAGCCGCTGGCTGGCCAATACCGGCGACGGCGAACTGGCCCCAGCCTGGCAGGGCTATTTCGCCCGCAACCTGCAACAAGCCACCGCCGGGCGCACCGAGCAACCGCTGGTGTTTTACTGCCGCTCGGATTGCTGGTTAAGCTGGAACGCGGTAAAACGCGCGACAGCCCTGGGCTATAAGAACCTGTATTGGTACCGCGACGGCCTGGACGCCTGGCAACAAGCCAAGCTGCCGCTGCAACCGGCGCAACCGGAGCCCTTCCCCTGATGACTGCCTGCGCATGCGTGCCCCGCTCCATCCAATAAAAACGAGGTGAAAAGGCCATGTACAAAATTTTGATTGCCGACGATCACCCCCTGTTTCGCGAAGCCATCCACAATGTCATCAGCGATGGTTTCCAGGGCAGCGAAGTCATGGAAACTGCCGACCTGGACAGTGCCCTGGCGCTGACCCAAGTGCACGATGACCTCGACCTGATCCTGCTCGACCTGAACATGCCCGGCATGCATGGCCTCAATGGCCTGATCACCCTGCGCAACGAGGCGCCGACCACGCCAGTGGTGATTGTCTCGGCCGAGCAGGAAAAGCAGATCGTGCTGCAGGCCATCACCTACGGTGCGGTGGGGTTCATCACCAAGTCTTCGCCGCGCTCACAGATGATCGAAGCCATCGAGCAGATCCTCAACGGTAATGTCTACCTGCCGCCCGACATCATCCGCGCCCAGAAAAGCAGCACCAGCCGGCGCCACAACGATGCCCCGAGTTTCCCGCCCGAAATGCTCCAAGCCCTGACCCGCAAACAGTTGCTGGTGCTCGAGCGCATGACCAAGGGGGAGTCGAACAAGCAGATCGCCTACACCCTGGATATCGCTGAGACCACGGTCAAGGCCCACGTTTCGGCGATCCTGCGCAAACTCAACGTACACAACCGGGTGCAGGCGATCCTCAGTGCTGGCGATATCGATTTTACTGATTACCTGCGCCGCTGAACTCGCTAGCTGCAATACCTGACAGTTAGCGGTAATGGGGCTGCCGTGCAGCCCCAAAAAGTTTGACTCACCTGCATCAAGGCTAACCCTGGCTGCTGGCTAGCAAATGGCTCATCGCCGTCTTCAGCTTCATCGGCCGCACCGGCTTGTGCATCAGGGTGTGGCCCAGCTCGCGGATTTGTTGCTTCAGCTCATTGCTGTAGTTGGCGGTGATCATCAGCGCCGGTAACGGCTGGGCGCGACGGGCGTTGATCCGCGCCACCGCATCAACGCCATTGCAGTCGTTGTCCAGGTGGTAGTCGGCGATCAGCAGGTCGGCTTCGGCGTGGTAGTTGTCCACCTGGCGGGCCAGGTCCTCTTCCGACAATGCGGTGACCACCCGGCAGCCCCACCCCTCCAGCAAGGTGCGCATGCCGGCGCAAATCGCCGCATCGTTATCCAGCACCCACACCCGCGCCCCGCGCAGGCGTTCGAGCATCAGCGGGCTGATGCCCTGGCTTGGCTGGGCCTTGGGCGCGGTGGCGCTCAGCGGCACTTCGACGGCGAACATGGAGCCTTTACCAAGCCAGGAGCGCACCCGAATCCGGTGGCCGAGGATACCCGCGATCTTTTCCACGATCGCCAGGCCCAAGCCCAAGCCACGGTCCTGATCCGGGCGTTGCACGTCGCCGCGCTTGAACTCCTGGAACATTTCTTCCAGGTGCTCTTCGGCAATGCCGATACCGCTGTCCCACACTTCGATGCGCACGCCGCCACGCTGGCGCCGACACCCCAGGACCACGCGCCCGCTGCGGGTGTAGCGGATGGCATTGCTGAGCAGGTTGCGCAGAATCCGCGCCAGCAACTGGATGTCACTGCGCACCACCGCAGAACAGCCGACGAAGTGCAGCTCAAGCCCCTCGCTGCGCGCCACCTGGGCGTATTCGGCAGCCAGGTTGTCCATCAGCTCGCTGAGGGCGAACGGGGCGACATCGGCTTTGATCACCCCGGCATCGAGCTTGGAAATATCCACCAGGGTGCCAAGCAGGTTTTCCACGTCTTCCAGCGAGTTGCTGACATTGCGCACCAAGTGCGCACTGTTTTGCGGCTCGCGGCGCTCGAGCAAGGCACTGGTGAACAACCGCGCCGCGTTCAGCGGTTGCAGCAGGTCATGGCTGACCGCCGCGAGGAACTTGGTTTTCGACAGGTTGGCCTGCTCGGCCTCGCGCTTGGCTTCGCGCAGGCGCGATTCGGCGCGGCTACGCTCGTCGATTTCGCGCAGCAGTTGGTGGTTGAGGCTGGTCAGCTCGGCGGTGCGCTCGCGTACCCGTTGTTCGAGGTGCTGGTAGGCCTGGTGCAGCGCCTGCGCAGTGTTGCGCCGCTCAGTGATGTCGCGGATCAACACGAAAATGCCCACCACATCGCCGTTGGCCAGGCGGTTGGGGACGTAGGAGCGCAGCATGTAGCGCTCCTGGCCGTTGATGTTGGTTTCAGCAAACTCGAAGGTAACGCTCTCGCCCGCCAGCGCCCGCGCCACGTAGGCTTCTAGGCGTTGGTAGTGTTGCTCGCTGTGGGCCTCGCGCAGGCTCTGGCCCAGCATCACGCCGTGCGGCCAGCAGTACCACTGTTCATAGACCTTGTTGGTAAATTCGTAGACCAGGTCGGCATTCAGGTAGGCGATCAGCGCCGGGACGTTGTCGGTGATCAGGCGGATCTGGTGCTGGTGGGCCGTCTCTGCCCGCTGCCGGGCTTCGCTGAGCAGGTAGTTGACGGCCTTGAGCTCAGCCATGGCCTGGTTCAGCGCATCGGTGCGCTCACGCACTTGCTCGGCGAGCACCACCGAGTGCTGAAACGCCGCATAGGGGTCGTTGCCCCGCGTTACCCCCGACTCGATGCGCTCGATCAATGCGCCGTTGATCCGCTGCAACTTGTGGTTTTCGTGCTGCAGCCGGCTTACCTCGGCCTGCAATTCAGCGGCCGACAGGCGGCCGGTTGCGGGCAATGGCGACCCCGGTGAAGGTTTGGTTGATATGCATGCCATTGAACTGTTCTCCGTAGGTGTTGAAGCCGATCACCCGCTGCTCGCGCAGAAACGCGCCGACTGGCTCCAGGCCACCTTGGGCCTCCAGCTCCAGCCGCCGCAGGAAGCAATCGCAGCCGATGCTCAGCAGCAACGGGCCGAGGCGCTGGTGCAAGCCGTCAAACAGTTGGTGCAGGTTGGGCAGCAGCGGCCCCGGGTTCATGGCCGTAAGCACGATGCCGTTTTCCACCGCGCAGTAAAAACTCAGGCTGAGGTCCGGGTGCACCTGCTGGATTGCCCGCACGTAATACTGGTCATGAATGCGCACGGCCAGCGGATGAGCGGCGAATACCCGATAGTCCAGTTCGGCCACCGGCACGCCGATGTGGCGGGCGTACTCCTCGGCTGCAGGCTCGGCATTCAATTCGAAGACCCGGCGCTGGGCACTGTCGGCACCGGTGACCACCAGTTTTTCCTGGCGGGGCTGGATGTGGTGGGTGGTAAACACTTCGAAGTCGAGCCACGTGTTGACCAGCACCACCACCGCTGCGCCGTTGTGGAACGCACCGCCGAAATACACATGGGTGCGCGTGAGGTAGTTGTCGTCGCCGGCCGAACCGCCAAAGTGCGGAATCTCGCCCAAGGCTGCGCTGAGGGCGGCGAGCACCATCTCCTCGCGGCTGGACAGGCCGTCGAGCAGGGTCAGGGCAAAGCTGTGGCCCTTGATTGGGGCCAGGGTATTGCTGCGGCAGGTCCCGACTAGGCGCTCGACCATCTGCTGCGCGTCGATCAGGCTGAAGCGTTCCATTTCATCGATCAGCTCGGTGGCGATGGAAAAGTGCCGATGATCGAACCCCACCGCCGTTATGCAGTTGCGGCCGTAGCCCAGCGGGGTGATTTCGCCGGCGCTGGTGCAGCCGACCAGGCGGATGCCGCCAAAACCCTGCTCCAGGGCCTCGCCCAGTGCCTGCAGGTCGTATTCGGCGGAGCAGAAAAACAGCACGAAGCCCAGGTGCGGGTGCAGCAACTGGCCCGCCAGTTCCTGGGCGGCTAGCCGGGCGTCGGTGGCCTGGGACATGGCACTGACCACCCCGTCGTTGTGAGCCTGCTGCATGGTGGTCTCCGGCGCGAGGTGGCTGAGCAAAGAGTGTACGAAGGCCGACTTGGACGGCGAATGCTACTTGGGTAGCGGGTGGACGGTTCCATGGGCGTAAAAGGCCCCCGCCAATTGGGGCCGCGCAAAGCGTGAGAGCTGCGCTGTCGCGCAGAGAACTGGGTTCGCAGGCAGGTGCATGCCTTGGGATTTGAGGTGGTGCACAGATCGAGCGCCGCCCGCGCGGCGCTTCGCGGCACAAGGCCGCTCCCACATCTGTTTCGGGCCAATTATTCCTGTGCCAGGTGGGTTGCAGCCTTGGCGCATGGCTTGAGATGGATGAAAAGCAGCAGCGCAACCTTCGCTATCGAATGGAACAAACAAGGCGCCCAGAGGTGACCACACAGGCGTGACTGGCCCGAAACAGATGTGGGAGCGGCCTTGGGATTTGCAGGGGGGCACACATCGAGCGCCGCCCGCGCGGCGCTTCGCGGCACAAGGCCGCTCCCACATCTGTTTCGGGCCAATTATTCCTGTGCCAGGTGGGTTGCAGCCTTGGCGCATGGCTTGAGATGGATGAAAAGCAGCAGCGCAACCTTCGATATCGAATGGAACAAACAAGGCGCCCAGAGGTGACCACACAGGAGTGACTGGCCCGAAACTGATGTGGGAGCGGCCTTGGGATTTGCAGGGGGGCACACATCGAGCGCCGCCCGCGCGGCGCTTCGCGGCACAAGGCCGCTCCCACATCTGTTTCGGGCCAATTATTCCTGTGCCAGGTGGGTTGCAGCCTTGGCGCATGGCTTGAGATGGATGAAAAGCAGCAGCGCAACCTTCGATATCGAATGGAACAAACAAGGCGCCCAGAGGTGACCACACAGGAGTGACTGGCCCGAAACTGATGTGGGAGCGGCCTTGGGATTTGCAGGGGGGCACACATCGAGCGCCGCCCGCGCGGCGCTTCGCGGCACAAGGCCGCTCCCACATCTGTTTCGGGCCAATTATTCCTGTGCCAGGTGGGTTGCAGCCTTGGCGCATGGCTTGAGATGGATGAAAAGCAGCAGCGCAACCTTCGCTATCGAGTGGAGCAAACAAGGCGCCCAGAGGTGACCCCACAGGAGTGACTGGCCCGAAACAGATGTGGGAGCGGCCTTGTGCCGCGAAGCGCCGCGCGGGCGGCGCTGGATCTCACAGGCGCCAACTATCTCAAGACATGCGCCTATCAGCCCAACCCCAATCTGTTTCGGGCCAATTATTCCTGTGCCAGGTGGGTTGCAGCCTTGGCGCATGGCTTGAGATGGATGAAAAGCAGCAGCGCAACCTTCGCTATCGAGTGGAGCAAACAAGGCGCCCAGAGGTGACCCCACAGGAGTGACTGGCCCGAAACAGATGTGGGAGCGGCCTTGTGCCGCGAAGCGCCGCGCGGGCGGCGCTCGATCTCACAGGCGCCAACTATCTCAAGACATGCGCCTATCAGCCCAACCCCAAATTGTTTAACTGACTGGCATTAGGGTAAACCCACTCCCACATGGCCCTGCTAAATCAATGAGTTATGTGCAGTTCTATGAGAGCTGGCTTGCCGGCGATGGGCTGCACAGCAGCCCCGGTGGTTTACCAGGTCAACACCGCGCCCACCGCAAAGGTATCGGTGTCTTCGTTCTGGGCCGTGGTTTCATGCCCATCGATGGAAAACTGGTTGTACTCGGCAACCAGTTTGAGGTTGTCGTTCACGTCGTGGAACAGCGCCACGCCACGGGTCTCATAATCCGCCCCGCTGCCCACTGCACCGTTGCCATCGTCCTTGGTCTTGCCGTAGGACAGCGCCACGCGGTTCTTGCCGAACTTGTACGAGCCCTGCAACAGGTAGCCGTCACTGTCGACATCACGCAGCACCGGTTCACCGGCGTTGTTGGTGAAGAACGGGTTGATGCCCTTGGCCTGGAACCCCGAGCCGGTCAGCGACAGCCCACCCATCTTCGCCTGCACACCGTAGCCGACACCTTTCGAGGTGACCGACTCCACGGTCGAGTCGGTATTGTCAGAGGTTTGGTAACTACCGTTGACCCAGCTGTAGATCTGCGCCCCGCCCAGGTCGAACTGGTAGGTGATCTCGCTTTCGGTGCGCGGGTTTTCCTGGTAGGCCTTGCCGGTCGGGCTGCTGTCGTTGGTGTCCACCGGGTCCATGATGCCCACCGCCACCCGCAGGCCGTCCATTACCGGGGTGCGGTAGGTGATCTGCGAGGTGGGGAACGGGTATGGGTAGCCGCTGCCGATGTTGCCGAACGACACCCCGCCGCCGTCCACCAGGCCCAAGGTGTCGCTGACTTGGCCATAACCGGCCAGCAACTCGTCGAGCAAGATGTTGGAGCGGGCGAACAGCCCGAAGTCCTTGCCGATCAGCACCTCACCCCACTCGGGGTTAGCCACGGTGCCGTAGAACTGGCGCACGTCGATGGCGGTGTCGGTACCGTTGGTTTCGCTGTCGTTGATGGTCACCCAGAACGAGGCGCGCGCCCCCAGTTTCAGGTCATCCACCTGCTTGCCCATGTTGAAGCCCAGGTAGTTGGGCAAGAAGCCCATTTTCACCCGTGACTGGCGGCGGTCGAACTGCTCACCCTCGCGATCGACATCGCTGTTGACGTAAAAGGCGTTGATGTAGCCGTCGGTGGAAAACGTCGTTTGGTCCTTGTCGTACAGCATGATCTCGGCGTTGGCGACGCCGCTCAGGCAAAGCGTCGACAGGCTGACGGTGACAGCTGCCAGCAAACGGGAGGATAGATTCTTATTGTTGTACATGGCGCGCTCCGAAACGGGGACGGGATGTCGGAGGCGATTATCAGAAGCTGGCAAACAGCCAGAAACGCTGCCTTGGAGGGGGCTGGCAGGTGCTTTGGGCCGGCGCACGCGGCGTGATGATTTGGGCCCAGTACGGGTTGGGCCAGGTGGCAGGACTTAGGGTGTACGCGTGAATAGCCGGCAGGTATCAATACGGCTGAACGAACGGGGGCCGCCTTGCGGCCCCATTTACACGCGCTGGGCGTAGCTGCTGCGCTTCAGGAAGCAAGCACTTGCGACCGCTGCCGCACTGGCATTTCATAGCGGTGCGGTTGCTGCCAGGCCAGCCGGGCCTGCACATCGACCGCCGCGTCTTTCACTTTCTGCGCCCAGTTCCTATCCTTCGGGCACACCACCACCACGCGGAAGCCGTGGTCGACGCCTTCCAGCCGCACGCCCTCGGAATCATCCACATGCAAATCGATATCGAAGGCCGACGGCAGCTTGGATGGCGAGTGCTCCAACCCGTTCTGGGCCAGGATATGCTGGTGCCGGTCACTGTTGACCACACCGTCGACACGAATGCCGTACAGCATCAGCCAGCGGCGGATGTAGGCCGGGGTGCGCCCCGACGAGGTGTAGATCCAGATGCTGCAACCTTGGCGGCGCAAGTCGCGGATCAGCTCGCGCGTACCACTGCGCAGGGGTTCACCCAACCAGCGATGGACGAATGTCGGCAACCTGCTGTCTTCGGCCGCGGCGTGCTCAGGCTGACAGGCAAGGGTGTCGTCGATATCGAACGAAATGCGTACCTGGCCGCGTTTGAACTTGCGCTCGATAGCTTGCCGCCCGCGTTCCAACAATGAACACCGTTCCATCAGCGGCGCCTCTCACAAACAGGCACCACTGTGCTGCTGAGGAAGAACTGGCCGGGCGCAGGCGCCTTCGCTTCGAGGAACGCGGCGTACTTTTTCTTGATCTTGGGTAATTCGTACAATGCCTTGACACCGTGTTTAGCGGAGTTGCGAATGACCGAGGACGGGTTGAAGTAACCCTCGGCGTTGTCCAGTGACAACACGAATGGCGGTAGCCCCGCACGCATCAGCAAGTAGCTGACAATGAGCGACCCGGTGCGGTTGTTGCCTTCGATGAACAGCTGCGGCTTGCTGAGGATGCGTACGTAAACACCGGCTGCGCGCTTCCAGATCGAATCACTGCGGTAAGCGCAGTACCAGTTGTACAAATCCTTGATGCCACCTTCGACGTTGTTGAAAAAGTGCGCTTCGGTGGCAGCAAGGTGCGGGGCGAACTCCAGGCGGCGGGCCGGGTCGCTGCCGCACAGCACGGTGGCATTGATTTCCAGCATCAGGTTCAGCTGTTGCAGGTCGAACAGGTCGATACCGCGTGCGACATAGTCGTCAATCAAGGCATAGCCTTCAACCACGTTGAGCAGCACCTCGTCGGTGAACGGATCCCGCGGCTCGGTGAAATGCTGGCTGAGTTCGGCAAAACGGCCCTGCACCTCGCGCAGGGCGCGCTCTACTGCTGACAAATCAAGACGACACATCGCTCGCATGGGAAATCCTGATGGCGAATCAGCTGAACTTGCCGCTGATGTAGTCAGCTGTCAGTTGCTCACGCGGGTCCTGGAAAATCTGCGTGGTCGGGCCCATTTCCACCAGGTAGCCGGTGCGGGAGCCCTGGGTGATGTCGACCGAGAAGAACGCCGTGGTGTCCGCCACCCGAATCGCCTGCTGCATGTTGTGGGTGACCAGCGCGATGGTGTAGTCCTTTTTCAGCTCGACCATCAGTTCTTCCACCCGGCGGGTGGCGATAGGGTCGAGTGCCGAGCAAGGCTCGTCCAGCAACAGCACTTCCGGCTCGGTGGCGATGGCGCGGGCAATGCACAGACGCTGCTGCTGGCCGCCGGACAGCGACAGGCCGCTGACCTTGAGCTTGTCCTTGACTTCGTCCCACAGCGCCGCGCCCTGCAGCGCGTGCTTGACGCGGTCGCCAATGTCGCCCTTGTAGCGATTCAGGCGCAGGCCGAAGGCGACATTGTCGAAGATGCTCATCGAAAACGGGTTCGGCTGCTGGAACACCATGCCGATGTAGCGGCGCACGACCACAGGGTCGACGCCCTTGCCATACACATCTTGCCCAAGAAAGTGCACGTGGCCTTCAAAGCGGAAGCCCTTCACCAGGTCGTTCATGCGGTTGAGGCTACGCAGCACGGTACTCTTGCCGCAGCCAGACGGCCCGATGAAGCCGGTGATCTCGTTTTTCCTGATCGGCACATGGCTGTCGCGCACGGCCATGAAATTGCCGTAGAAGATCTTGTCCAGCTTGCAGTCCATGACGATGGGGGCTTCGCTGAGCACGGGAGCGGCTTTTGGCGCAGTGGAAACGTTCAAGTTCGGATGCTCCCTTTCTCAATACTTGGGCTTGCCGAATACTCGGCTCAAAATGTTGATTACCAGCACAATCATTACCAGTACCAGCGAGGCCGCCCAGGCGAGCTCGAGCTGGTTGTCGAATGGCATGCCGGAGAAGTTGTAAATCAGTACGGCAAGCGATGCCGTCGGGTTCATGACCGCCAGGTCGCCGTCATGCAGGATCCAGTAGTTGCTGAACAGCGCAGTGAACAGCAGCGGCGCGGTCTCGCCAGCGGCCCGTGCCACGGCCAGCATGACGCCGGTCAGAATGGCCGGCATACCGGTGGGCAGGACGATTTTGCAGATCACCTGCGCACGGGTGCAGCCCATGCCGTAGGCGGCATCTTTCATGATTTTGGGCACCATCTTCATCGACTCTTCTGCCGTCAGCACGACGATGGGCAGCATCAGTACCGCCAAGGCCACGCCGCCTGCCGGCGCGGAGTAGGTACCGGTGGTCATCACCACCAGGGCGTAGGCGAATACCCCGGCCAGGATCGACGGCAAGCCGGTGAGCATCTTGGCGGCGAAGCGCGCGGCGTTGGCCAGCTTGCTGTCCGGGCCGAGTTCGGCGAGGAACACCGCTGCCAGGATACCGACCGGCACGGCAATGGCCGCGGCAATACCGACCATGACGAAGGTACCGGCCATGGCGTTGCCAAAGCCCCCGCCCATCTCGAAGCCGGTAGGTGGCAGCTCGGTGAACACCTCAAGGTTAAGGCGTGCGCCGCCGCGGGTGATCAGCATGTACAACACGGAAATCAGCGGCACACTGGCCACCACTGCCGCACACCATGCCAGCGTGGTCAACACCAGGCTGCGCAGGGCACGGCCTTCCAGCTTGCGCTGCAGGCTGGGCAACGCGTTAACAGGGGTAGAGAGGTCTGTCATTATTTGTTACCCCGCTGGGCGTAGAGCATGATCATCGAGCCGAGCACGTTCACCAGCAGGGTGATGAACATCAGTACCAGTGCGGCGTACATCAACACCTCGACCTCGTTCGGGCCGGCCTCCGGGAAGTTCAGGGCCAGCAAGGCCGCCAGCGTGTTGGCCGGGGCGAACAAGGACAGGGAAATGGTGTTGGCATTGCCCACCAACATGGCCAGCGCCATGGTTTCACCCAGCGCACGGCCCAGGCCGAGCACCAGCGAACCGAAGATGCCAGTGGCGGCGGATGGCACCATCACCTTGAGGATGGCTTCCCAATGGGTGGCGCCCAGGCCGTAGGCCGCCTGCTTGGTTTTCATCGGCACGCTGGTCAGCGCATCCTGCGAAACGGCGGCGATGGTCGGCAGAATCATGATCGCCAGCACCAGCGCAGCAGGCAGCAGCCCAGGGCCGCTCAGGGAGGTACCGAAAAAGGGAATCCAGCCCAGCTCGCTGTTCAGCCAGGTGGTCAGCGGGCGAATGGCCGGGATGA
Proteins encoded:
- a CDS encoding porin, which translates into the protein MYNNKNLSSRLLAAVTVSLSTLCLSGVANAEIMLYDKDQTTFSTDGYINAFYVNSDVDREGEQFDRRQSRVKMGFLPNYLGFNMGKQVDDLKLGARASFWVTINDSETNGTDTAIDVRQFYGTVANPEWGEVLIGKDFGLFARSNILLDELLAGYGQVSDTLGLVDGGGVSFGNIGSGYPYPFPTSQITYRTPVMDGLRVAVGIMDPVDTNDSSPTGKAYQENPRTESEITYQFDLGGAQIYSWVNGSYQTSDNTDSTVESVTSKGVGYGVQAKMGGLSLTGSGFQAKGINPFFTNNAGEPVLRDVDSDGYLLQGSYKFGKNRVALSYGKTKDDGNGAVGSGADYETRGVALFHDVNDNLKLVAEYNQFSIDGHETTAQNEDTDTFAVGAVLTW
- the pstB gene encoding phosphate ABC transporter ATP-binding protein PstB, yielding MDCKLDKIFYGNFMAVRDSHVPIRKNEITGFIGPSGCGKSTVLRSLNRMNDLVKGFRFEGHVHFLGQDVYGKGVDPVVVRRYIGMVFQQPNPFSMSIFDNVAFGLRLNRYKGDIGDRVKHALQGAALWDEVKDKLKVSGLSLSGGQQQRLCIARAIATEPEVLLLDEPCSALDPIATRRVEELMVELKKDYTIALVTHNMQQAIRVADTTAFFSVDITQGSRTGYLVEMGPTTQIFQDPREQLTADYISGKFS
- the pstA gene encoding phosphate ABC transporter permease PstA yields the protein MTDLSTPVNALPSLQRKLEGRALRSLVLTTLAWCAAVVASVPLISVLYMLITRGGARLNLEVFTELPPTGFEMGGGFGNAMAGTFVMVGIAAAIAVPVGILAAVFLAELGPDSKLANAARFAAKMLTGLPSILAGVFAYALVVMTTGTYSAPAGGVALAVLMLPIVVLTAEESMKMVPKIMKDAAYGMGCTRAQVICKIVLPTGMPAILTGVMLAVARAAGETAPLLFTALFSNYWILHDGDLAVMNPTASLAVLIYNFSGMPFDNQLELAWAASLVLVMIVLVINILSRVFGKPKY
- a CDS encoding NahK/ErcS family hybrid sensor histidine kinase/response regulator — protein: MACISTKPSPGSPLPATGRLSAAELQAEVSRLQHENHKLQRINGALIERIESGVTRGNDPYAAFQHSVVLAEQVRERTDALNQAMAELKAVNYLLSEARQRAETAHQHQIRLITDNVPALIAYLNADLVYEFTNKVYEQWYCWPHGVMLGQSLREAHSEQHYQRLEAYVARALAGESVTFEFAETNINGQERYMLRSYVPNRLANGDVVGIFVLIRDITERRNTAQALHQAYQHLEQRVRERTAELTSLNHQLLREIDERSRAESRLREAKREAEQANLSKTKFLAAVSHDLLQPLNAARLFTSALLERREPQNSAHLVRNVSNSLEDVENLLGTLVDISKLDAGVIKADVAPFALSELMDNLAAEYAQVARSEGLELHFVGCSAVVRSDIQLLARILRNLLSNAIRYTRSGRVVLGCRRQRGGVRIEVWDSGIGIAEEHLEEMFQEFKRGDVQRPDQDRGLGLGLAIVEKIAGILGHRIRVRSWLGKGSMFAVEVPLSATAPKAQPSQGISPLMLERLRGARVWVLDNDAAICAGMRTLLEGWGCRVVTALSEEDLARQVDNYHAEADLLIADYHLDNDCNGVDAVARINARRAQPLPALMITANYSNELKQQIRELGHTLMHKPVRPMKLKTAMSHLLASSQG
- the pstC gene encoding phosphate ABC transporter permease subunit PstC; amino-acid sequence: MNTPFAIPDNPDSACQPPSAKDFLVDRTFRALARIGVVLVLALVFALVYEVGRKALPGIEKHGFDVLFGSVWDVNQGKYGILPAIWGTLYSALIALLIAGFFGISMAIFLTQDFLPAKLAAVFRTIVELLAAIPSVVYGLWGIYVVIPAIRPLTTWLNSELGWIPFFGTSLSGPGLLPAALVLAIMILPTIAAVSQDALTSVPMKTKQAAYGLGATHWEAILKVMVPSAATGIFGSLVLGLGRALGETMALAMLVGNANTISLSLFAPANTLAALLALNFPEAGPNEVEVLMYAALVLMFITLLVNVLGSMIMLYAQRGNK
- the nosP gene encoding nitric oxide-sensing protein NosP; the protein is MQQAHNDGVVSAMSQATDARLAAQELAGQLLHPHLGFVLFFCSAEYDLQALGEALEQGFGGIRLVGCTSAGEITPLGYGRNCITAVGFDHRHFSIATELIDEMERFSLIDAQQMVERLVGTCRSNTLAPIKGHSFALTLLDGLSSREEMVLAALSAALGEIPHFGGSAGDDNYLTRTHVYFGGAFHNGAAVVVLVNTWLDFEVFTTHHIQPRQEKLVVTGADSAQRRVFELNAEPAAEEYARHIGVPVAELDYRVFAAHPLAVRIHDQYYVRAIQQVHPDLSLSFYCAVENGIVLTAMNPGPLLPNLHQLFDGLHQRLGPLLLSIGCDCFLRRLELEAQGGLEPVGAFLREQRVIGFNTYGEQFNGMHINQTFTGVAIARNRPPVGR
- a CDS encoding response regulator transcription factor — translated: MYKILIADDHPLFREAIHNVISDGFQGSEVMETADLDSALALTQVHDDLDLILLDLNMPGMHGLNGLITLRNEAPTTPVVIVSAEQEKQIVLQAITYGAVGFITKSSPRSQMIEAIEQILNGNVYLPPDIIRAQKSSTSRRHNDAPSFPPEMLQALTRKQLLVLERMTKGESNKQIAYTLDIAETTVKAHVSAILRKLNVHNRVQAILSAGDIDFTDYLRR
- a CDS encoding PQQ-dependent catabolism-associated CXXCW motif protein, which codes for MPRALPRLPRPLLAALSLSLSLGIAQADTAPLFSAAGYRTSLYRSPTPQQVEGGQVIDTATLQTLLTQQPRPVLIDVYRRQWLQGRFIEDEPHSNIPGSRWLANTGDGELAPAWQGYFARNLQQATAGRTEQPLVFYCRSDCWLSWNAVKRATALGYKNLYWYRDGLDAWQQAKLPLQPAQPEPFP
- a CDS encoding ABC transporter permease — protein: MNAYWQCFNGILLRECLRFVLQRTRFLSALVRPLLWLLVFAAGFRAALGIAIIAPYDTYIPYEVYIIPGLACMILLFNGMQGSLSMVYDREMGSMRVLLTSPLPRPFLLGSKLLATSLISLLQVYAFLAIAWLYGVQPPAAGLLLALPALLLVALMLSALGLLLSNAIRQLENFAGVMNFVIFPLFFLSSALYPLWKMREASQWLYWLCAVNPFTHAVELVRFALYERLNLLALAVCLGLTGLFTLLAIVTFNPQHAALRKPR